The following are from one region of the Paenibacillus bovis genome:
- the mutS gene encoding DNA mismatch repair protein MutS: protein MSQYTPMMQQYLQIKQQAQDAFLFFRLGDFYELFFDDAILAAKELEITLTGKNAGVPERVPMCGVPYHSAENYIHRLIEKGYKVAICEQVEDPATAKGIVKREIIRVVTPGTMMESKALSDKANNYMVCITEQDGKMSLAACDLSTGELHVTSALSSQEWLRDELGLYEPSEIIGRIDLIDEVYKQASQMGRKVLYTEWDKSREELARRQFGEAVWARLDEERQTCIALLIAYLSETQKRSLGQLTHINAYEPENYMILDPFTRRNLELVETVRERSRKGTLLWLLDRTETPMGGRLLRRWIDKPLLSRRLVEERLEAVDKLHQGFILRDDLRGQLKGIYDLERLVGRMAFGTANGRDMLALRDSLLRIPDLRQLCADSPSTTLQAVAAQMDACSDLAEAIGSAIVDDPPISVRDGGLIRQGYHEHLDELREASVNGKQWIAELEAAERQATGIKSLKIGYNKVFGYYIEITRSNLGTLPEGRYERKQTLANAERFVTPELKEKEALILEAQEKMVDIEYDLFTDLRTRVSNEIARLKLLAEKVAEIDVYQSFATVSAERSFVKPVLTDRYDLVIEDGRHPVVEAVMDHASFISNSTDITEEEANIVLITGPNMAGKSTYMRQVALLSIMAQIGCFVPARQAEIPMIDRIFTRIGAADDLIGGQSTFMVEMADIQVMTERATRRSLIIIDELGRGTSTSEGMAIAQAVIEYVHHEIGCKALVSTHFHELAHLEETLEHLRNFSMAVKESGDKVHFLRKLVPGAAGSSYGIYCAQLAGLPGSIIDRANLLLDRMEQAATITVVADDNNAEHAGAKPASLQNTKEQPSGSAEKGAASEKTDSVQESASSYHYEERRSPAEEGVPVLVVGGFSPEDTDESAVRAQQRTGSQQEIVQLSIFEEEEIPQPVKVKEDPVARQIVNQIQSADLMNMTPLQAMQLLNELKMKTMR, encoded by the coding sequence ATGAGTCAATATACACCAATGATGCAGCAGTATCTGCAAATTAAGCAGCAGGCACAGGATGCATTTTTATTTTTCCGTCTGGGTGATTTTTATGAGCTGTTTTTTGATGATGCCATTCTGGCTGCCAAAGAACTGGAGATTACGTTAACAGGCAAAAATGCCGGCGTACCGGAACGGGTACCGATGTGTGGGGTACCTTATCATTCTGCAGAAAACTATATTCACCGTTTGATTGAAAAAGGCTATAAAGTCGCTATTTGTGAACAGGTCGAAGATCCGGCTACTGCCAAAGGAATTGTCAAACGTGAAATTATCCGCGTAGTAACGCCGGGTACCATGATGGAAAGCAAAGCGCTGAGCGATAAAGCGAATAACTATATGGTTTGTATCACCGAACAGGATGGCAAAATGTCGTTGGCTGCATGTGATTTGTCCACTGGAGAGCTGCATGTAACTTCAGCGTTGTCCTCACAGGAATGGCTGCGCGATGAGCTGGGACTGTATGAGCCTTCGGAAATTATTGGACGGATCGATCTGATCGATGAGGTATACAAGCAGGCTTCGCAGATGGGGCGCAAGGTATTGTATACCGAATGGGATAAATCCCGTGAAGAATTGGCACGACGCCAATTTGGCGAAGCAGTCTGGGCGAGGCTGGATGAAGAACGGCAGACCTGTATTGCGCTGTTGATTGCTTATCTGAGCGAGACACAGAAACGTTCACTGGGACAGCTGACGCATATTAATGCTTATGAACCGGAAAATTACATGATCCTCGATCCATTTACCCGCCGTAATCTGGAACTGGTAGAGACGGTGCGCGAACGTTCCCGTAAAGGAACGCTGTTATGGCTGCTGGATCGCACAGAGACACCGATGGGCGGTCGTCTGCTGCGCCGCTGGATCGATAAGCCGCTGTTGTCCCGTCGCCTGGTGGAAGAACGTCTGGAAGCAGTAGACAAGCTGCATCAAGGATTTATTTTACGGGATGACCTGAGAGGGCAGCTCAAAGGCATTTACGATCTGGAACGTCTGGTTGGGCGGATGGCTTTTGGTACGGCCAATGGGCGGGATATGCTGGCACTGCGGGACTCGTTGCTGCGTATTCCGGATCTTCGTCAGCTATGTGCAGATTCGCCTTCTACGACGCTGCAAGCTGTAGCAGCGCAAATGGACGCCTGCTCCGATCTGGCAGAAGCGATCGGGTCGGCGATTGTCGATGATCCTCCGATTTCGGTTCGTGACGGAGGACTGATCCGTCAGGGATACCATGAACATCTGGATGAGCTGCGTGAAGCGAGCGTGAATGGCAAACAGTGGATTGCCGAACTGGAAGCAGCAGAACGTCAGGCTACAGGCATCAAATCGCTCAAAATTGGCTATAATAAAGTATTCGGTTATTATATCGAAATTACACGTTCCAATCTGGGAACGCTGCCGGAAGGTCGCTACGAGCGCAAGCAGACACTGGCGAATGCCGAGCGATTCGTCACACCCGAACTCAAGGAAAAAGAAGCCCTTATTCTGGAAGCCCAGGAGAAAATGGTCGATATCGAATACGATCTGTTCACCGATCTTCGTACACGGGTATCCAACGAGATTGCTCGTCTAAAATTGCTAGCTGAGAAGGTAGCAGAGATCGATGTGTATCAGTCCTTTGCCACCGTTAGTGCCGAGCGTTCCTTTGTGAAGCCTGTATTGACTGATCGTTACGATCTGGTTATCGAGGATGGACGTCATCCGGTCGTAGAGGCGGTAATGGATCATGCGAGTTTTATTTCCAATAGTACAGACATTACCGAAGAAGAAGCCAATATTGTACTGATTACCGGACCAAATATGGCTGGTAAAAGCACCTATATGCGTCAGGTAGCGCTCTTGTCAATCATGGCACAGATTGGCTGCTTTGTACCTGCTCGTCAGGCAGAGATTCCGATGATCGACCGGATTTTCACCCGGATCGGGGCAGCAGATGATCTGATTGGAGGCCAGAGTACCTTTATGGTGGAAATGGCAGATATTCAGGTGATGACCGAGCGGGCTACCCGGCGCAGTCTGATTATTATAGATGAACTGGGCCGCGGAACATCGACCAGTGAAGGTATGGCAATTGCCCAGGCAGTCATTGAATATGTTCATCATGAGATTGGATGTAAAGCACTGGTATCCACGCATTTCCATGAGCTTGCTCATCTGGAGGAGACGCTGGAACATCTGCGCAATTTCTCGATGGCGGTCAAGGAAAGCGGCGATAAAGTACATTTCCTGCGCAAACTGGTACCTGGCGCGGCTGGCAGCAGCTATGGCATTTACTGTGCCCAGCTGGCAGGTTTGCCGGGCAGTATTATCGATCGTGCGAATCTGCTGCTGGATCGAATGGAACAGGCAGCTACGATTACTGTCGTAGCGGATGACAACAATGCTGAACATGCTGGTGCTAAACCAGCATCCCTGCAGAATACCAAAGAGCAGCCTTCAGGATCAGCCGAAAAAGGAGCCGCTTCGGAAAAGACGGATTCCGTACAAGAATCGGCGTCAAGCTATCATTATGAAGAACGTCGCTCCCCAGCTGAAGAAGGGGTACCTGTACTCGTTGTTGGTGGTTTCTCTCCGGAAGACACGGACGAATCTGCAGTCAGAGCCCAGCAGCGTACAGGGAGTCAGCAGGAGATTGTACAACTGTCTATTTTTGAAGAGGAAGAAATACCTCAGCCGGTGAAAGTCAAAGAAGATCCGGTAGCCCGCCAAATTGTAAATCAGATTCAGAGTGCGGATCTGATGAATATGACACCGCTGCAAGCGATGCAGCTGCTGAATGAACTGAAAATGAAAACGATGCGTTAA
- the hfq gene encoding RNA chaperone Hfq, which produces MNKSINIQDTFLNQLRKENIPVTVYLVNGFQIRGTIKAFDNFTIMVDSEGRQQMIYKHAVSTFTPSRNVSLMQDNQSEG; this is translated from the coding sequence ATGAACAAGTCGATTAATATCCAGGATACTTTTTTAAATCAACTGCGCAAGGAAAATATTCCGGTAACTGTGTATCTGGTAAATGGTTTTCAAATCCGTGGTACAATCAAGGCTTTTGACAACTTTACCATTATGGTAGACAGTGAAGGACGCCAGCAAATGATCTACAAACATGCGGTTTCCACCTTCACACCATCGCGCAACGTATCCCTCATGCAGGATAACCAAAGCGAAGGCTGA
- the mutL gene encoding DNA mismatch repair endonuclease MutL, which yields MGQIRVLDEHIANQIAAGEVVERPASVVKELVENAIDARSTRIDVHIGEGGLESIRVQDNGQGIAADDCETAFYRHATSKLADDRDLYQITSLGFRGEALPSIAAVSKVDLLTSATDDGAGRRLIIEGGTLKSNEDDAAPRGTDFRVNSLFYNTPARLKYMKTVQTELGHISDIMYRMSLAHPEIAFTLRHNGNLLLQTPGNGDMLQVIAAVYGTSAAKMVLPIEQDHLDYHISGYIGRPEIARANRNAMSVIVNGRYIKSYTVNQAILRAYHTLLPINRYPLTVLRLTMHPSLVDVNVHPAKMEVRFSKEAELMMFVEESVRQTLRREILIPHATKQTIKRGSSESIIQEQFNFNRTSAGQSDNEPAAEFQQAGATLFAPRGPEPVIQTELGDLDAPYVPPLTDQDIPGTEWQSSPDRSVASYQSQPVGKNANMEQPEHATATSDSLQSASASQADSQTSEKTASPAKQDVNVPAEGEQQASNRQITDSTEHSQQANASTVNRTPNSGDTDKQPVAKYGLDSTETIPADLPGHVGSGSSAGQSAPASLDAPAHTQPPYTAAQQVREPSYAREYNRAASKAASRPPQRVSGANRSIPAEMIYGTAEEPGLPQFPEMNLIGQHHGTYLIAQNAEGLFLIDQHAAHERVNYEYYYEKFGQPESASQELLLPITLEFTRAEADKLKDRLHWFERVGVYLEHFGGQTFRVRAYPYWFPKGEEARVIEEMAEWVLSERKIDLAQLREQASTLCSCKASIKANQRITEAEAQALLDRLAACRQPYTCPHGRPIVVSFSSYDLEKMFKRVM from the coding sequence ATGGGTCAGATTCGTGTACTGGATGAGCATATTGCCAATCAGATTGCAGCTGGTGAGGTTGTGGAGCGGCCTGCCTCTGTAGTCAAGGAACTCGTCGAGAATGCGATTGATGCGCGTTCCACTCGTATTGATGTTCATATCGGCGAAGGCGGATTGGAATCGATACGGGTACAGGACAATGGACAGGGGATTGCTGCTGATGATTGCGAGACGGCTTTCTATCGTCATGCTACAAGCAAACTCGCAGATGATCGGGATCTGTACCAGATTACAAGTCTGGGCTTTCGCGGTGAAGCGTTGCCGAGTATTGCAGCGGTCTCCAAAGTAGATTTGTTGACCAGTGCTACTGATGATGGAGCAGGCAGACGTCTGATTATTGAAGGCGGCACACTGAAAAGCAATGAAGACGATGCTGCTCCGCGCGGAACCGATTTTCGGGTTAACTCCCTATTTTACAATACACCGGCACGGCTGAAATACATGAAAACGGTCCAGACAGAGCTGGGGCATATCTCCGATATTATGTACCGGATGTCCCTCGCTCATCCTGAAATTGCTTTTACTCTGCGTCATAATGGCAATCTGCTGCTGCAGACGCCGGGGAATGGTGATATGCTGCAGGTGATTGCTGCAGTCTACGGTACGTCAGCTGCCAAAATGGTACTGCCGATTGAGCAGGATCATCTGGATTATCATATTAGCGGATATATCGGTCGACCGGAGATTGCAAGGGCCAATCGCAATGCCATGTCTGTCATTGTCAATGGACGCTATATCAAAAGTTACACGGTCAACCAGGCGATACTGAGAGCCTATCATACCCTGCTGCCGATCAATCGTTATCCGCTCACTGTACTGCGTCTGACGATGCATCCGTCACTTGTCGATGTGAATGTGCATCCTGCCAAAATGGAAGTGCGATTCAGCAAAGAAGCGGAACTGATGATGTTTGTGGAAGAATCGGTACGACAGACGCTGCGCAGAGAAATACTGATCCCTCATGCGACCAAGCAGACGATCAAACGGGGCAGCAGCGAGTCGATCATTCAGGAACAATTTAATTTCAATCGTACATCAGCTGGACAGTCCGATAACGAGCCGGCTGCAGAATTTCAACAAGCGGGTGCAACCTTATTCGCTCCTCGTGGACCGGAGCCTGTTATCCAGACAGAGCTGGGTGATTTGGATGCTCCATATGTGCCTCCTTTGACAGACCAGGATATACCGGGAACAGAGTGGCAAAGCAGCCCGGATCGCTCGGTTGCTTCTTATCAGAGTCAGCCGGTAGGCAAAAATGCAAATATGGAGCAGCCTGAGCATGCGACAGCAACGTCCGATTCGCTTCAATCTGCATCGGCATCTCAAGCAGATTCCCAGACATCCGAAAAAACAGCTTCTCCGGCAAAACAAGATGTAAATGTACCTGCGGAGGGAGAACAACAGGCTTCGAACCGTCAGATAACAGATTCCACAGAGCATTCACAGCAGGCAAATGCAAGTACCGTTAACAGGACTCCAAATTCTGGAGACACCGATAAACAACCCGTTGCCAAGTACGGCTTGGATTCAACAGAGACTATACCTGCAGACCTGCCTGGTCACGTTGGTAGCGGATCATCAGCCGGACAGTCAGCACCAGCTTCATTAGACGCTCCGGCTCACACACAGCCGCCTTATACAGCCGCACAGCAGGTCAGAGAGCCATCGTATGCACGCGAGTATAATCGTGCAGCTTCCAAAGCTGCATCCCGGCCGCCCCAGCGTGTCAGCGGGGCAAACCGCAGTATTCCGGCAGAGATGATTTATGGTACAGCCGAAGAACCGGGATTGCCGCAGTTCCCGGAAATGAATCTGATTGGTCAGCATCATGGCACCTATCTGATTGCGCAGAATGCGGAAGGACTTTTCCTGATCGATCAACATGCTGCCCATGAGCGGGTCAATTATGAATATTACTATGAGAAGTTTGGCCAGCCGGAGTCGGCATCCCAGGAGCTTCTGCTGCCGATCACACTGGAATTTACGCGTGCCGAAGCAGACAAGCTCAAAGATCGTTTGCACTGGTTCGAACGGGTAGGGGTATATCTGGAGCATTTTGGCGGTCAGACGTTCCGGGTGCGTGCTTATCCGTACTGGTTTCCCAAAGGAGAAGAGGCCCGCGTTATTGAAGAAATGGCAGAATGGGTACTCAGCGAACGCAAGATTGATCTGGCCCAGCTGAGAGAACAGGCTTCGACGCTTTGTTCGTGCAAAGCATCGATCAAAGCCAATCAGAGAATTACCGAAGCGGAAGCGCAGGCATTGCTGGATCGGCTGGCTGCCTGCAGACAGCCTTATACCTGTCCGCACGGTCGTCCGATCGTCGTTTCATTTTCCAGTTATGATCTGGAAAAAATGTTCAAACGGGTAATGTAA
- a CDS encoding penicillin-binding protein 1A, giving the protein MPRQNLSRSDKNQPPKRTRPGQSKPAPKTKKKKITAKRVFWTLFGVTALGVFCALAAYLFIMVSGEKIYKANIDKLVINEPTKIYDRNGTLIVERSARQGDPVKYEDLPPMLVNAFVATEDRRFFDHQGVDLWSVGRAAVKDVIARSAVEGGSTITQQLAKNVFLNDDKTFFRKATELSIALAIERDKTKQDIITTYLNRIFFGRGAYGIKEASETYFGTSDLNKLKLWQIATLAGLPKAPSRYNPLTNPDLSTERRAVVLQLMADQGYITKAQAEEAKAVVYKSPANSSTKESHYQAFVEYAMQEAEDVTGLSSDDLTRGGYNIYTTMDAKAQQTLEDAFKNEDLFEKSADDVPVQGSMVIVNNDTGGLVALLGGRNYREGDFSRVNSRRQPGSAFKPIVSYAPALESGKFTPTSQLSNEKQCFGSYCPSNLHGYSGTVTMAAALEDSINIPAVWTLNQIGVETGVNFAKSLGFKFTDADRNLAIALGGLSSGTNTLEMAQAYRSFADGGNYTQAYAVKSITDNAGKEIYKNAAEASKVMSKQTADEMTSMMETVVTDGTGKRAQINRPVAGKTGTTQHGIEGLRSSANRDAWFVGYTKEWTAAVWMGYDRPDRNHLLNESSGRAAAMFAAVMGPALEGYPVQNFDAPKVTEPVQPVEPVEEEPEAPKVVTGLSASYDQDNQAVALSWSGVEGASGYTVYRKESSEKQFTAISSGSSGTSLQDGSITPGATYEYYVTASTPGGESDASDTVQITVDQAQEEPVEPPVDNPDGVVPPEGDPATPPTGEEGTDNGEDAGGNNGNGNNENGNGNGNNGNGNGNGGPNGTPQTPTDNGATTPPATTPGSEGTSTDTTTPSTGITDPAAATGDTANTQGDATAPAGTQ; this is encoded by the coding sequence ATGCCTAGACAGAATCTATCCCGCAGTGACAAAAATCAACCACCTAAAAGAACGAGACCGGGACAATCCAAGCCCGCGCCCAAAACAAAAAAGAAAAAAATAACAGCCAAGCGCGTGTTCTGGACGTTGTTCGGTGTAACTGCTTTGGGTGTTTTTTGTGCACTGGCCGCCTATTTATTTATCATGGTAAGCGGGGAAAAAATCTACAAAGCAAATATCGATAAGCTTGTGATCAACGAACCAACCAAAATCTATGATCGCAACGGTACGCTGATTGTCGAGCGTTCTGCACGTCAGGGTGATCCGGTAAAGTATGAAGACCTGCCTCCAATGTTGGTGAATGCTTTTGTAGCTACAGAGGACCGGCGCTTTTTTGATCACCAGGGGGTAGACCTGTGGTCGGTCGGACGCGCCGCGGTAAAAGACGTAATTGCACGTTCCGCGGTAGAGGGTGGCAGTACCATTACCCAGCAGCTGGCCAAAAACGTATTTTTGAATGACGACAAAACGTTTTTCCGCAAAGCAACCGAATTGTCGATTGCACTGGCGATTGAACGTGACAAAACCAAACAAGACATTATTACGACTTATCTGAACCGGATCTTTTTCGGTCGGGGAGCTTATGGTATCAAAGAAGCTTCCGAAACGTATTTTGGTACAAGTGATCTAAACAAGCTGAAGCTATGGCAGATTGCCACGCTGGCAGGTTTGCCGAAGGCGCCTTCCCGTTACAATCCGCTGACCAATCCGGACTTGTCAACAGAGCGCAGAGCCGTCGTACTGCAGCTGATGGCAGACCAGGGTTACATTACCAAAGCCCAGGCTGAAGAAGCCAAAGCCGTAGTGTACAAAAGTCCTGCCAACAGCTCAACCAAAGAATCGCATTATCAGGCATTTGTAGAATATGCCATGCAGGAAGCGGAAGATGTTACCGGATTGTCTTCGGATGATCTGACACGTGGTGGATACAATATCTATACCACAATGGATGCCAAAGCCCAGCAAACGCTGGAAGACGCATTTAAAAATGAAGATTTGTTTGAGAAGAGTGCAGACGATGTGCCTGTACAAGGCTCTATGGTTATCGTGAATAACGATACTGGCGGTCTGGTAGCCTTGCTGGGTGGCCGTAATTACCGTGAAGGCGACTTTAGCCGTGTCAACAGCCGCAGACAGCCAGGATCGGCATTCAAACCGATTGTATCCTATGCTCCGGCGCTGGAATCGGGCAAGTTTACACCAACATCCCAGCTGAGTAATGAAAAGCAGTGCTTTGGCAGCTATTGTCCGAGCAACCTGCATGGTTATAGCGGTACGGTTACGATGGCCGCAGCGCTGGAAGATTCGATTAATATCCCGGCGGTCTGGACACTTAATCAGATTGGTGTAGAAACCGGAGTTAATTTTGCCAAGTCACTTGGTTTTAAATTTACCGATGCCGATCGCAATCTGGCAATTGCACTGGGCGGTCTGAGTAGCGGTACGAATACGCTGGAAATGGCTCAAGCCTACCGCAGCTTTGCTGATGGTGGTAATTACACGCAAGCTTATGCTGTCAAAAGCATTACCGATAATGCCGGTAAGGAAATATATAAAAATGCAGCAGAGGCGAGCAAAGTCATGAGCAAGCAAACTGCGGACGAAATGACTTCCATGATGGAAACAGTCGTTACCGATGGTACAGGTAAGCGGGCGCAAATCAATCGTCCGGTAGCCGGTAAAACAGGTACTACACAACATGGTATCGAAGGACTGCGCAGCAGTGCCAACCGTGATGCCTGGTTCGTGGGATATACCAAGGAATGGACAGCAGCGGTCTGGATGGGGTACGACAGACCGGATCGCAATCATTTGCTCAATGAGAGCAGCGGACGCGCAGCAGCGATGTTCGCCGCAGTAATGGGACCGGCCCTGGAAGGTTATCCCGTTCAGAACTTTGATGCACCGAAAGTGACCGAGCCTGTACAGCCGGTAGAACCGGTCGAAGAAGAACCGGAGGCTCCAAAAGTAGTAACAGGTCTCTCGGCCTCTTATGATCAGGATAATCAGGCAGTTGCTCTTTCCTGGTCTGGTGTAGAAGGAGCTTCGGGTTATACCGTATATCGCAAAGAAAGCTCGGAAAAGCAGTTTACTGCCATATCCAGTGGTTCATCAGGAACATCCCTGCAGGATGGTAGTATTACACCTGGTGCCACTTACGAATACTATGTAACGGCATCTACACCTGGTGGCGAATCGGATGCTTCGGATACGGTACAGATTACCGTAGATCAAGCGCAAGAAGAGCCTGTAGAGCCACCTGTTGATAATCCGGATGGCGTTGTTCCGCCAGAAGGAGATCCGGCGACTCCACCTACAGGTGAAGAAGGAACCGATAACGGTGAAGATGCAGGCGGCAATAACGGTAATGGGAATAATGAGAATGGAAATGGTAATGGCAACAACGGTAACGGTAATGGAAATGGTGGACCAAACGGTACACCTCAGACACCAACCGATAATGGAGCAACTACTCCTCCGGCAACGACGCCGGGAAGTGAAGGTACTTCGACCGATACGACTACGCCATCCACTGGCATTACCGATCCTGCTGCAGCTACAGGAGATACAGCGAACACCCAGGGGGATGCCACCGCACCGGCAGGTACCCAGTAA
- a CDS encoding class I SAM-dependent methyltransferase has protein sequence MIITTGDDASPATLHRAQQLAAEFAVSFVPRQGQSIAKLAARHGDRDVIVLVENEARLVRPGESAMFFHPSMAFVRAKRLLRNDEDPMITLSRLEPGDTVLDCTAGLGSDSLVFSLAAGPEGQVTALESSAPLAALLKEGLRIYASNLEPVNAAMRRIQVVQQDHKTYLSQLPDNSVDVVYFDPMFREALHESAAIAPLRGFANDHALDPESIRHAMRVARKTVMLKEKWDSPEYERLGFERIRRKNSKIEYGVIYL, from the coding sequence ATGATAATTACAACAGGCGATGATGCTTCACCGGCTACTTTGCATCGTGCACAGCAGCTGGCAGCAGAATTTGCCGTATCTTTTGTTCCGAGGCAGGGGCAGTCGATCGCCAAACTGGCTGCCCGCCATGGAGATCGGGATGTTATTGTACTGGTGGAAAATGAAGCCAGACTGGTTCGCCCGGGCGAATCGGCAATGTTTTTCCATCCCAGCATGGCTTTTGTACGAGCCAAGCGATTGCTGCGTAATGACGAAGACCCGATGATAACCCTTTCCCGTCTGGAACCGGGCGATACCGTACTGGATTGCACAGCCGGTCTGGGATCGGATTCGCTGGTCTTTTCGCTGGCTGCCGGTCCGGAAGGGCAAGTTACCGCATTGGAAAGTTCAGCGCCGTTAGCAGCGCTTTTAAAAGAAGGATTGCGTATTTATGCAAGCAATCTGGAGCCGGTAAATGCTGCTATGCGACGTATCCAGGTGGTGCAGCAGGACCATAAGACCTATCTAAGTCAGCTTCCGGATAACAGTGTGGATGTTGTGTATTTTGATCCCATGTTCCGCGAAGCACTGCATGAATCGGCGGCTATCGCTCCTCTGCGCGGATTTGCCAACGACCATGCACTGGATCCCGAGTCGATCCGTCATGCAATGCGTGTAGCTCGCAAAACTGTTATGCTCAAGGAAAAATGGGACAGCCCGGAATATGAGCGTCTTGGCTTTGAACGGATCCGGCGCAAAAATTCCAAAATTGAATACGGAGTGATTTATTTATGA
- a CDS encoding DUF402 domain-containing protein: MKRKFADRANWRRVIQRSYTRRYVNNSIFTGYVTLYHMNRLREPLYKIYGGRRFCIAAAEYSWMQYYPENANYVVTAMFDDKQEIIEWYIDICKTQGVTDQGVPWFDDLYLDIVVMKDGQIFLLDEDELDDALRRRVITEHDYELAHRTARKLLKQIDAHAFPLFSLSLKHRQSLFNRDHR; encoded by the coding sequence ATGAAACGTAAATTTGCAGATAGAGCGAACTGGCGGCGTGTTATTCAGCGCAGCTATACACGTCGATACGTAAATAACAGTATTTTCACCGGATATGTGACACTGTACCATATGAATCGCCTGCGCGAGCCGCTGTATAAAATCTATGGCGGACGTCGATTCTGTATCGCAGCAGCGGAATATTCGTGGATGCAATATTATCCCGAGAATGCCAATTATGTGGTGACTGCGATGTTCGATGATAAGCAGGAAATTATTGAATGGTATATCGATATTTGCAAAACGCAAGGAGTGACCGATCAGGGGGTTCCCTGGTTTGATGATCTGTATCTGGATATTGTGGTAATGAAAGACGGACAGATCTTTTTGCTGGACGAAGATGAATTGGATGATGCACTGCGTCGCCGGGTTATTACCGAGCACGATTATGAGCTGGCCCATCGCACAGCACGCAAGCTGCTCAAACAAATCGACGCCCATGCTTTTCCGTTATTCTCGTTATCACTCAAGCACCGCCAGAGTCTGTTCAACAGAGATCATCGCTAG
- the miaA gene encoding tRNA (adenosine(37)-N6)-dimethylallyltransferase MiaA, producing MNPAAEKPKLLVLVGPTAVGKTAISIEIARRFGAEIISGDSMQVYRGMNIGTAKIRPEEMKGIPHHLIDIHSPDEPFSVAEFQQRCRTLIPDIASRGKLPFIVGGTGLYVESVSYEFQFSENGADEAFRQEQSDYALQNGAQALHDRLAAVDPESAARLHPNDQRRIIRALEVYHMTGVKLSDQLSRQMKQSPYQLCIVGLTMDREMLYKRIEARIDQMLEEGLLEEVQHLLDQGYTPGMVAMQGLGYKEIAAHLSGGVPLQEAIVLLKRDTRRFAKRQLSWFRHMQDIHWVDVSDTNHSEQHIDKVYDIVAGNLYRDREYTSTT from the coding sequence ATGAACCCGGCAGCAGAAAAGCCGAAATTACTCGTTCTAGTCGGTCCTACAGCTGTAGGGAAAACAGCCATCAGCATCGAGATTGCCAGAAGATTCGGCGCAGAAATTATCTCCGGTGATTCTATGCAGGTATACCGTGGTATGAATATCGGTACGGCCAAAATCAGGCCCGAAGAAATGAAGGGAATTCCGCATCATCTGATCGATATCCATTCGCCGGATGAGCCTTTCTCTGTGGCTGAATTCCAGCAGCGTTGCAGAACGTTGATCCCGGATATTGCTTCACGCGGCAAGCTGCCCTTTATCGTGGGAGGCACCGGTCTCTATGTCGAATCGGTCAGCTACGAGTTCCAATTCAGCGAGAATGGGGCAGATGAAGCATTTCGTCAGGAGCAGAGCGATTATGCGCTTCAGAATGGTGCCCAGGCTCTTCATGACCGCCTGGCAGCTGTAGATCCAGAGTCTGCAGCCCGTCTTCATCCGAACGACCAGAGACGCATTATACGGGCGCTGGAAGTGTATCATATGACCGGAGTGAAACTTTCGGACCAGTTATCCCGGCAAATGAAGCAGTCTCCCTACCAGTTATGTATCGTCGGTTTGACAATGGATAGGGAAATGCTATATAAACGTATTGAAGCGCGGATTGATCAAATGCTGGAAGAAGGCCTGCTGGAAGAAGTACAGCATCTGCTCGATCAGGGATATACTCCCGGAATGGTAGCCATGCAGGGATTGGGGTACAAAGAGATTGCTGCGCATCTGTCAGGCGGTGTACCGCTGCAGGAAGCGATTGTTCTCCTGAAGCGTGATACGCGTCGTTTTGCAAAGCGCCAGCTATCCTGGTTCCGCCATATGCAGGATATCCACTGGGTCGATGTGTCGGATACGAATCATAGCGAACAGCATATCGACAAAGTATATGACATCGTAGCAGGAAATTTATACAGAGACAGGGAATATACTTCAACAACTTAA